The sequence below is a genomic window from Nostoc flagelliforme CCNUN1.
ATTTTAGTAAATGAGAGTGGGAAAAACCTTAGTCTAAAAACCCTGTTACTCGGTATGTTATTTACAGGAGGAACTATGTTGATTTTGAGAGCACAGGCTGCTCAATTAAAAATGAAAAGTTAGCAATTTTTCCTTTTCTGTCACTCTTATTTAATTAGGAGGTAACTCTAAACTCATTTCACCTAACAAACCCTTGCGAAAATCTGTTAAAAGTTGCCTTGCAGCTCGCTCTATATCACCTTTGTAACGATGCTCCGCCAAGGCGTGCAAATAAGTATCTCCAGTGTCTGATGTCGAATCGAGTTGGTAACGGGACTGTAATGGTTTCTTTGGTAACAAATCTGCGGCTACAGCTTCCAAATAGTTGAGTAAATCCACTAGGGCTGCTGCTACTAGCTGGTTATCGTAAGAAGCTTCACCAATATCATCACAAATCGCTAATTTCAATGCTGCATCTTGGTCTTCTAATCTTAAAGGAATGACACCAGGAGCATCTAACAATTCCAAATGTTCGGAAATTCGCACCCAGCGCAGTTGGCGCGTCACCCCAGGACGGGCTGCACTTTCTACTACTCGCCGTCCTAACAGGCGGTTAATCAAAGCTGATTTACCGACATTGGGAAAACCAATTACCACAGCCCGCACTGGACGGGGTAACATGCCGCGATCGCTTCTTCTTTTATTGAGTTCTACTCCAGCAGCTTGTGCTGCCCGTGCAACTTCTGCTATACCTTTACCATGTTGAGCGTTGGTAAAATAAGGGACTTCCCCTTGACGTTTAAACCAATCTATCCACAGCGATCGCATTTGCGGTGTAATCATATCTACTCGATTAAGTATCAACACCCGTGTCTTACCCTCCACCCACTCACCTATTTGGGGATGATGAGTTGCTAAGGGAATCCGCGCGTCTCGTACCTCAAACACCACATCTACGCGCTTCAGCTGTTCTTTGAGCTTCCTTTCAGCTTTCGCAATGTGACCCGGATACCATTGAATCAGGTTTAATCTATAGTTTTGAGTTATAGCCATAATCAATTACCAAATAAATTATTATTACTTATTAATTATCATTCACTGGGGCTTGATGTAAAATTATCCGATTGCCATCAGGATCATAGGCATAAATTTCTCTGCCGTGGGAAGCAATAGAAATGTCTCCTGGTGGGGGATAGCCCAAAGTTGTTAGGTGAGCGATCGCATCTTCTAAGTTACTCACCTCTAAGCACAAACTTATCTTACTTTTGGCGTAGACACAAAGTGGCTTGTCGTTAGACATCGCTTCAAATTCCGATTCATTTGTGTTCTTTGGTTTAAAAATACCTAAACGCATACTAACCAAATTAAACTCAGCATACACATTCGGAATCAAAATAACTGGCTTTTGCTCCAGCAATTTAGTATAGAAACTTACTAAATTATCGCAATTAACCGATGCTATGGTGATAAATGCGTTAGTGTACTGGAAAACCATACTTGCCTTTGATATTTTGAACTTTTAAGTTACATAGTATAGGCAGGCAAAATGTCAAGCCTAGAGGATGTTTTAAAACCTGACTTTTCACGGTAAGTCCTCAAACCACGAAACAGCGTGGCTTTTTCCACAGTCTAATTCTCAATAACTCTAAGTTAATGAAAATAGGTAACGTAAAAGTTAGGGTTTGAGAAACCCTGAAAAAATTTCCCAATATAAAACACGCTTCACTAATTACTGCTTCACAAGTAAAGAAAGGGTAAGCTAGATTAGCAACTTCTTTAGTAGCCCAACTATGATATTGTTCCCGATTATTAATTAAAGCAACTAGAGGGCCAGTATCAATAATGATATTTTGCTTCACTACTTACCGTATCCTTCTAGATGCTTTTTATTAGTCGCTAAATCTCCAGTCCCTCCATCAACACATCCAATATACTCCTTAGCAGCTTCTAAAAATGAAACTTGTTTTTCCTTTTCTTTATCCTCAAGTATTTCCTCCTTTTGCATCTCCTTAAACTGCAAAAATTCAATAAAATTTAATACCTCCTGCTGCTTCTCAGGAGATAACTTTTTAAATTCATCAATTATCATTTGTTCTTTATCAATTGCTTGAGTCATTATCCTATCCTCCTGAAAAAATCAATCCAAAATCTAAAATGTCAAATTAGCAACCACATAATCAAAGCGCATCACGTTCTTGTCAACCATAAATTTCGGTTGCCTGGATGTATCGCTAATCTCAATTTGGAGTTTAGTAGAAATTATATTAAAAATGGTTCTTCAGTACTTGTTATGCCAAACTAATAAAAAGAATGCCAATTTAATAAACATCTAACTCTGAAGTTTTCAAAATTTCTAAATCCATAACCAGAACGTTTAATCAGTTTAAGTTTGTTATTAATTCCTTCAACCACACCACTATTTGTCCCATTATCAAAGTAAGCAATAACTTCATCAAACCAACGGATAATAGTATTGTTACTTTTTGGGAAATATTTTTTAGCTTTCGACAACCACATACCTAGTTTAAACACTCCCGTATACCAATCATTTGTATTATCAAAAATTTTTCTAAACTTTTCTTTTATTTCATGCATTACTTTCAAAACAGGAGATATATTTTTAACTTGAATAAGTTTATTCAATTGCTCTTCGCTTAAGTTATCTTCATTTTTAAGCAAAGGATATTTACTATTTTTTAATCCTAATAATATTTGTTCATATTCAGCTTTCTTCTCTGCTAATTTTGTTTTTTTGATTAGCTCTTCTACATTTCGTTTTTCTCTTTTCCTTTGTGTATCTAACTCTTTATTTATCTGTGTCATCACATGAAATCTATCTGCTACAACTTGAGCATTTGGCATTAATTCTATAATTAAGTTTTTATACCCCTGCCACAAATCTATACTTCTTCTATTTGTTCTAAAACTTCAATTCCTCATTGTGTGAGGGTTTCGCCTATCACTTTTTGTGTGCGTAGGCGTAGCCCGTCGTAGACATCGCCTAAAATTGCAATCAGATTTGATGTATCTAAATCTACTAGTACTGCACAGTAGTGACCCTTTCCTTTAACCAGAGCTATCTCATCAATTCCAAGTCTTTTTAAGTTTAAAGGTTTTGAATCTGATAATTGTTCTGATGCATCCTTTAAGATCCGTTCTATTTCTTCTGTTGTCAGTATTCCTTTTGAGGCGATACTGTGAATATCGTTTTCTAAAACTTCTTGTATTATTTTGTGAGCAAGACGTTTTGTATAAGTCCTTTTTCTTCTCACAAAATCTAGGTCTTCGCTAAACGGTTTTTTACATTTATCACATTTGAATTGTCGCCTATTAATTTCTAAAAATACTGGTTTGTCTCCAAAGGGTAAATCTTTAACAATGTATCGATGATTTTGATGCAATTTATGGCTTTTTGTACCACATTTAGGACAAATACTATTTGATATTTTCGATTCGGTTTGTAAAATAATTCCAATCCCATCATGAAGATGATGTGATATGACTTTTACATTCTCTAAACCAAGAAGTTCTGTTAGAATTTTAATATCTTTTTTGTTGACCACGACTCTAAATACACCAAAAAATATTATTGTTATATTTATATCAATTAACAAAAATGCCTTAAATGTCAACTCTAATAAAGGTTTTAGTTATTATTTGA
It includes:
- a CDS encoding VOC family protein — encoded protein: MVFQYTNAFITIASVNCDNLVSFYTKLLEQKPVILIPNVYAEFNLVSMRLGIFKPKNTNESEFEAMSNDKPLCVYAKSKISLCLEVSNLEDAIAHLTTLGYPPPGDISIASHGREIYAYDPDGNRIILHQAPVNDN
- the ylqF gene encoding ribosome biogenesis GTPase YlqF, with the translated sequence MAITQNYRLNLIQWYPGHIAKAERKLKEQLKRVDVVFEVRDARIPLATHHPQIGEWVEGKTRVLILNRVDMITPQMRSLWIDWFKRQGEVPYFTNAQHGKGIAEVARAAQAAGVELNKRRSDRGMLPRPVRAVVIGFPNVGKSALINRLLGRRVVESAARPGVTRQLRWVRISEHLELLDAPGVIPLRLEDQDAALKLAICDDIGEASYDNQLVAAALVDLLNYLEAVAADLLPKKPLQSRYQLDSTSDTGDTYLHALAEHRYKGDIERAARQLLTDFRKGLLGEMSLELPPN
- a CDS encoding DUF2281 domain-containing protein, coding for MTQAIDKEQMIIDEFKKLSPEKQQEVLNFIEFLQFKEMQKEEILEDKEKEKQVSFLEAAKEYIGCVDGGTGDLATNKKHLEGYGK